In the Gemmatimonadaceae bacterium genome, one interval contains:
- a CDS encoding four helix bundle protein — translation MTIRTYMDLEAWKEGIELAVQVYQLTDRFPRYERFGLSSQMCRAAVSIPSNVAEGQCKSRKEFQHHVSHSRGSLQELMTLVVIADRRSYGSADLLAEIRVRADREGRLLSGLRRSLMG, via the coding sequence CCTACATGGACCTCGAGGCCTGGAAAGAAGGCATCGAGCTCGCTGTGCAAGTCTACCAATTGACCGATCGATTTCCACGCTATGAGCGCTTCGGACTATCGTCTCAGATGTGCCGCGCGGCCGTATCCATTCCTTCCAACGTCGCCGAGGGTCAATGCAAGTCGCGAAAGGAGTTCCAGCATCACGTTTCGCATTCGCGTGGCTCGTTGCAGGAGTTGATGACGTTGGTGGTGATTGCCGACCGAAGGAGCTACGGCTCTGCTGATCTGCTGGCCGAGATACGCGTGCGTGCAGATCGGGAAGGCAGACTCTTAAGCGGTCTTCGACGGTCGTTGATGGGGTAA
- a CDS encoding aminotransferase class I/II-fold pyridoxal phosphate-dependent enzyme: protein MSTIAQELAGSLILAIGAEVRALAATGKPICNLTVGDFSPTEFSIPKSLLDGVTAALQAGHTNYPPSDGVEPLRRAISEFYTRRLGLSYALPSVLVTSGARPAIYGAYRVLVDPGDSVVFPVPSWNNNYYSQLIGAEQVTVRCGAETNFLPTAAMLARAVRGARMLVLNSPLNPTGTLFDAETLAEICDLVLAENARRERAGVERPLYLLYDQVYWMLTFGDERHVNPVVLRPAMLPYTILIDAISKSFAATGLRVGWAVGPSDVIKRMSDVLGHVGAWAPRAEQIATAQLLGDDAGMDAFHGRMRPEVQKRLDALARVLGTLQKEGFPVEATTPQGAIYLSARFNLTGRRSPDGTQLETNESIRRYLLHAAGLAMVQFQAFGSEIDDGWFRLSVGAVSMADIQALLPRLRSALAEL, encoded by the coding sequence GTGTCCACCATCGCGCAGGAGCTCGCCGGTTCCCTCATCCTCGCCATCGGCGCCGAGGTACGAGCACTCGCGGCGACGGGCAAGCCAATCTGCAATCTGACGGTTGGCGACTTCAGCCCCACGGAGTTCTCGATTCCGAAGTCGCTGCTCGATGGCGTGACGGCCGCGCTTCAGGCAGGCCACACCAATTATCCGCCGTCGGATGGCGTCGAGCCGTTGCGGCGCGCGATCAGTGAATTCTATACTCGCCGTCTCGGACTATCGTACGCGTTGCCGTCCGTTCTCGTGACGTCCGGCGCCCGTCCCGCGATCTATGGTGCGTATCGCGTGCTGGTCGACCCCGGCGACAGCGTCGTGTTCCCGGTCCCGTCGTGGAACAACAACTACTACTCGCAGCTCATCGGCGCCGAGCAGGTGACCGTGCGGTGCGGCGCGGAGACGAATTTTCTCCCGACCGCCGCGATGCTCGCGCGCGCTGTGCGTGGCGCACGGATGCTCGTGCTCAACTCGCCGCTCAACCCGACGGGAACGCTCTTCGACGCCGAAACGCTTGCGGAGATCTGCGACCTCGTCCTCGCAGAAAATGCGCGCCGGGAGCGCGCTGGTGTCGAGCGACCGCTTTACTTGCTGTACGATCAGGTTTACTGGATGCTCACTTTCGGCGACGAACGCCACGTCAATCCGGTGGTGCTGCGGCCAGCGATGCTGCCGTACACCATCCTCATCGACGCGATCTCGAAATCATTCGCGGCGACGGGGCTTCGTGTGGGTTGGGCCGTGGGCCCCTCAGACGTGATCAAGCGGATGTCGGATGTCTTGGGCCACGTCGGTGCGTGGGCGCCACGCGCCGAACAGATCGCGACCGCTCAACTCCTCGGCGACGACGCCGGGATGGATGCCTTCCACGGGCGAATGCGTCCGGAGGTGCAGAAGCGTCTCGATGCGCTCGCGCGCGTGCTCGGCACGTTACAGAAGGAAGGATTCCCGGTCGAAGCGACGACGCCGCAGGGCGCGATCTATCTGAGCGCGCGTTTCAATCTCACCGGTCGCCGTTCGCCGGACGGAACGCAACTCGAGACCAACGAATCGATCCGTCGATATCTGCTACACGCGGCCGGTCTCGCCATGGTTCAGTTCCAGGCCTTCGGCTCGGAGATCGACGACGGCTGGTTCCGCCTCAGCGTCGGCGCGGTGTCGATGGCCGATATTCAGGCGTTGCTGCCAAGACTGCGCTCTGCATTGGCGGAACTGTGA
- a CDS encoding type II toxin-antitoxin system prevent-host-death family antitoxin yields the protein MAAPGSLRWSFDIAQRSLGDIIRRALVDGPQLIHHNTGDVVVLPLEEFERLAGTSGVSLGEFLRVSPLADAENERRRFVERSAPNGDAPASP from the coding sequence ATGGCCGCGCCCGGCTCTCTCCGCTGGTCGTTTGATATCGCGCAACGCTCGCTCGGAGACATCATCCGGCGCGCGCTCGTGGATGGTCCGCAGCTCATTCACCATAATACCGGGGACGTCGTCGTCCTGCCGCTCGAGGAATTCGAGCGCCTCGCTGGTACATCCGGCGTGTCCCTCGGGGAATTCCTGCGCGTGTCGCCCCTCGCCGACGCGGAAAACGAGCGCCGGCGCTTCGTCGAACGGTCCGCGCCCAACGGAGACGCACCGGCCTCGCCATAG
- a CDS encoding M20/M25/M40 family metallo-hydrolase codes for MHRSFRGVPTLTRVSLLVCIAGCGGTAVTAGTPQVGPAPTTTTARRAAAGRASAVDSTRYVRTTPPTDPIIKDMWEEGIHHSQAPALSQVLFDSIGPRLTNSDRYNAGQDWLLKTYASWGITARKEQWGTWNSWKRGPTHLDLISPRVRSLEAVMLAWSPGTDGRDVEGDVVLLPDARTAEDFSGAAGSLRGKFVLVSPPNPSCRMPAQWTEFGQPGAAARDSSLRAEWRTAWQTRQAAAGNQYVWPKQAGVAGVISSNWSQYPGIDKVFGSAKEQVPTIDVTCEDYNLLFRLAQQHQAPRVRLNASSESLGEQPVANVIAEIKGTTLPNEYIVLSAHYDSWDSGSGATDNGTGTITMLEALRILKKFYPNPRRTILVGHWGGEEQGLNGSRAYVEDHPDVVKGVYAGWNQDNGTGRIINIGPGPFVAATDRLVNYLHEIPSDITGWIRFSPISPPAGGGTDNASFQCAQSPVYGLGALGWDYSWTTWHTNRDTYDKIVFEDLENNATLVAMLTYLADKDPSPLSHQAASSAVNFQGQSVPVNFNCPKATRSTAASTR; via the coding sequence ATGCATCGATCGTTTCGAGGAGTGCCGACCCTGACGCGGGTGTCGCTGCTCGTTTGCATTGCTGGATGCGGGGGAACCGCAGTCACGGCGGGGACCCCGCAAGTCGGACCGGCGCCGACCACTACGACCGCGCGTCGCGCTGCTGCGGGACGTGCATCGGCCGTGGACTCGACGCGCTACGTTCGCACAACTCCGCCCACCGATCCAATCATCAAGGACATGTGGGAAGAGGGCATCCACCATTCACAGGCGCCTGCGCTCTCGCAGGTCCTCTTCGATTCCATCGGTCCGAGGCTCACAAACTCCGATCGATACAACGCCGGACAGGATTGGTTGCTGAAGACGTACGCGTCATGGGGCATCACGGCCCGCAAGGAACAGTGGGGGACCTGGAACTCCTGGAAGCGCGGTCCCACGCACCTCGATCTGATCTCGCCGCGTGTTCGATCGCTCGAGGCGGTGATGCTCGCCTGGAGCCCGGGAACGGATGGGCGCGACGTCGAGGGTGACGTCGTGCTTCTGCCAGACGCCCGCACAGCGGAGGATTTCAGCGGCGCCGCCGGCAGCCTGCGCGGGAAGTTCGTGCTGGTCAGTCCGCCCAATCCATCCTGCCGGATGCCGGCACAATGGACCGAATTCGGCCAACCAGGTGCGGCCGCGCGAGACAGTTCGTTGCGCGCCGAGTGGCGCACTGCCTGGCAAACGCGGCAAGCCGCGGCCGGCAATCAGTACGTCTGGCCGAAGCAAGCCGGTGTCGCCGGTGTGATCAGCAGCAACTGGTCGCAGTATCCGGGTATCGACAAAGTTTTCGGTTCCGCGAAAGAGCAGGTGCCGACGATCGACGTCACCTGCGAAGATTACAACTTGCTCTTCCGCCTCGCGCAACAGCATCAGGCGCCGCGGGTGCGGCTCAATGCGAGCTCGGAGTCTCTCGGCGAGCAGCCCGTCGCGAACGTCATCGCGGAGATCAAGGGAACAACCCTGCCTAACGAATACATCGTGCTCTCGGCCCACTACGATTCGTGGGACAGCGGATCCGGTGCGACGGACAACGGCACCGGCACGATCACGATGCTCGAGGCGCTGCGCATTCTCAAGAAATTCTATCCGAATCCGAGGCGGACGATCCTCGTCGGGCACTGGGGCGGCGAGGAGCAAGGACTCAACGGATCACGCGCCTACGTCGAGGACCATCCCGACGTCGTGAAGGGCGTCTACGCCGGCTGGAACCAGGACAACGGGACGGGGCGGATCATCAATATCGGCCCGGGGCCATTCGTCGCCGCGACCGACCGATTGGTGAACTATCTGCACGAGATCCCATCCGACATCACTGGCTGGATCAGGTTCTCCCCGATCTCGCCGCCGGCCGGCGGCGGAACGGACAACGCCTCCTTCCAATGCGCGCAATCGCCGGTGTACGGCCTCGGCGCGTTGGGCTGGGATTACTCGTGGACGACATGGCACACGAATCGGGATACGTACGACAAGATCGTCTTCGAGGATCTCGAGAACAACGCGACGCTCGTCGCGATGCTGACGTATCTCGCCGATAAGGATCCGAGCCCCCTCTCCCACCAGGCGGCATCGAGCGCCGTCAATTTCCAGGGTCAAAGCGTCCCGGTCAACTTCAACTGTCCGAAGGCCACGCGCAGCACCGCCGCCTCGACTCGTTAG
- a CDS encoding M28 family peptidase gives MSRLSASVLCFVIAAPAALAQQPAGAPRTDTLVNDNVKTLVARLELERYKATIKGLTQFGDRRQGTDRNRAAVDWIEAQLKSYGCTNIERITYEYKSPPPRTGAGRGGRPPSDLASGGGRIRGYRIRTGVNTDSLAQKDPKIRAIDAQPATDGQRQEVYCTKVGSVHPNEMYIVGGHMDGHGWGEAANDDGSGTALVMELARVFGSPDVKTDRSIRFALWNNEETGLNGARAYVAQREALQGKEEPAGSGKYPEPKWLGMIQHDMMLFDHGMPRPDGTMSPEQRLEADVNIEFQSAAKQAEGAQKLAWFFQTANERYATDYPAAVGQHMTNTDSAPFQDIIPAISLRENQRGEQIGAGWDPQWHQVTDVYSTYNDKDFRLGLNAAQTTLSAIALLTGATLTK, from the coding sequence ATGTCTCGACTTTCAGCCAGCGTTCTCTGTTTCGTCATCGCGGCGCCCGCGGCGCTCGCACAACAACCGGCGGGTGCGCCGAGGACCGATACGTTGGTGAACGACAACGTGAAGACGCTGGTCGCGCGCCTCGAGCTCGAGCGCTACAAGGCGACGATCAAAGGGCTCACGCAGTTCGGCGACCGCCGGCAAGGCACCGATCGCAATCGCGCCGCGGTGGATTGGATCGAAGCACAGCTCAAGAGCTATGGTTGCACGAATATCGAGCGAATCACTTACGAGTACAAGTCGCCGCCGCCGCGCACCGGCGCGGGCCGCGGCGGACGGCCGCCGAGCGACCTCGCATCCGGTGGCGGCCGTATTCGCGGATATCGCATCCGCACCGGTGTGAACACCGACTCGCTCGCTCAGAAAGACCCGAAGATTCGCGCCATCGACGCGCAACCGGCGACCGATGGCCAGCGCCAGGAGGTGTACTGCACCAAAGTCGGGAGCGTGCACCCTAACGAGATGTACATCGTCGGTGGGCACATGGATGGACACGGATGGGGCGAGGCCGCGAACGACGACGGATCGGGCACCGCGCTCGTGATGGAACTGGCGCGCGTCTTCGGCAGCCCCGACGTCAAAACGGATCGCTCGATTCGCTTCGCCCTCTGGAACAATGAAGAGACGGGCCTCAATGGCGCGCGAGCTTACGTTGCGCAGCGCGAGGCGCTCCAGGGCAAGGAGGAGCCGGCGGGATCGGGCAAGTACCCTGAACCGAAGTGGCTCGGCATGATTCAGCATGACATGATGCTGTTCGATCACGGGATGCCGCGTCCGGATGGAACGATGAGTCCCGAACAGCGTCTGGAAGCCGACGTGAACATCGAATTTCAGTCGGCGGCGAAGCAGGCCGAAGGTGCGCAGAAGCTCGCGTGGTTTTTCCAGACCGCGAACGAACGCTATGCAACGGATTATCCCGCCGCCGTCGGGCAACACATGACGAACACCGACTCCGCACCGTTCCAGGACATCATCCCGGCCATCAGTCTTCGCGAGAATCAGCGCGGCGAACAGATCGGCGCGGGCTGGGACCCGCAGTGGCATCAGGTCACGGACGTGTACTCGACGTACAATGACAAGGATTTCCGGTTGGGCCTGAACGCGGCGCAAACGACGCTGTCGGCGATCGCGCTCCTCACCGGCGCGACGCTCACAAAGTGA